The genomic interval CGGTTGCCGAAATGATGGCGTCCCGACCGGAAGGAGAACCCGAACGCCTGTCGAGTGGTCTCTCGCCCGATGAAGAGCGTGCCATCCTGCATGCGAACCTGGAACGGCACTACGCAAGCGTGCTCGATGAACCGGTGCCGGCGCTCGGAAACATCACGCCGCGCCGGGCCGCGAAGACCGCAAAAGGCCGGCTGAAGCTCGTGGATTGGCTCAAATATCTCGAAAACGGTGCGGCCAAGGACAACTCTGCGGCGGGGGCCTACGATCTGCGCTGGATGTGGGATGAACTCGGGATCGGAGACCTGCGGCGCTGAGTTCGGCGTGAGCCGGCTGGAGTCCCGGCGGCGGCGTAGGCACGAACGCCCGCGGCGGAGAATGTTTGTTCTAAGTTCCCGCCACTTCAACGACTTGGTCCGGTCTTGCACACCGCTGCGGGAGCTGCCCGTGACCCTCTTTGCTCCGTAGTCTCGATTCGCAACTGAATATGTGGATGACGACCGGATTTCAACCGATCGCAGTCATGTCGGCTTCTGCTTGTCACGTTGAAGCGTGTGTCGATGGCATGGTGCTGTTTACCGTCTCAGCACGGTTCGCATCGAACCCGATATGGCCGGGCGCGGGGTTACTTCGCCGGACACCGCTAAGAGCCGGGTGAAGGTTTTTCGCTCTACTTTACGGGGACCGATTCTGTCTGATTGGATAGTGCCGGTTGAAGAAGGCCGCACTTGCAAGCGCGGACGGCGTTTCGACGTTCGTCGGTCGAGCGGATCACAACGGACATCGCTCGCATTCCCCCCGGCCTGCTAGACGCATGGAGGGTCCATGACCCTCAATGATCGCCCTGAAAAAAAAGACACCGCCTGCCCACGGCCTGATCTAAAGTTTCTAGAGGTGGGGTGCGTGGCGTGGCGGACGAGGAACCGGATTCGGGCTTTTGGGTGCGGGCGCTCAAGCAGGTGGTGCGCCGCACGCATGGGAATCCGGACGCCGAAGACCTGTTGCACGCGGCCTATCTAAGGCTCGAAGCTTACCGGGCCCAGCAGCCAGTCACGCAGCCTATCGGATTTCTCGTTCGCACGGCGGTCAATCTTAGCATCGACGAACATCGCCGGGCCTCGCGCAATGTCGAGGACGGCGAAACCCATATTCTCACCGTGGTCGATGACGGACCGCTCGCCGATGAGGTAATTGCCGCGCGCGAACGTCTAAGAAGGGTGAAGCAGGGCCTCGAAAAAATGCCTGCCCGCCGTCGGGAGATTTTTCTCATGCACCGGATAGGGGGGCTTACCTATCGACAGATCGCGGTCCAGGTCGGCCTCTCCCAGAGTATGATCGAGAAGGAAATGGCCAAGGCGATCCTGTTCCTGACGGAATGGATGGACGGCTGGCAATGAGCGGCTCTCCTCCTCCCCTCTCCCCGTTGGTGCGGGCGGAGGCTGCCGCATGGATCGCGCGTCTGCGCGCGGACGACCGTTCGTCCAATGACGAGCAGGCATTCCGCGCCTGGCTTCAGGATGACCCGGAACACCTGCGCGCGTTCGACGCCGTGACGTCGGTGTGGGATGTCGTGGGTGGTTTTCGCGATGCGGTCCCGACCCAACGGCGCATCGCGGACAGGGCGATACCGCGGCGAGCGGTGCTGGCAAGCCTGGGCGTTCTCACGCTTGCGGGCGGCACCTTTGCGACATGGCGCGCCGCCTATGCCGGCATCTACGAGACCTCGGTCGGCGGGCAGGAGCACATCGCCCTGGAAGACGGCACGCAGGCCTTCCTCGATACGGATACGCGGATCCGCGTGCTTTATGCCGACGAGGAGCGAGCGGTGCGGTTGGACCGCGGTCGCGTGAACTTCCGGGTCGCGTCAGATCCGAAGCGGCCCTTTGTCGTGGAGGCCGCCAACCGGCGCATCATTGCCACGCAGACGACGCTCGACGTCTATCGCGACGGCGATCGGCTCTCCGTCGTGCTCCTGCGTGGGAGCGCTTCGGTTGTCGATGTGCAGACCGCGGCAGCGATGCCCAAGGTGCTCACGGCGGGAGAGAGACTCCTCGCCACCCCCGTCTCGGTCCATACCGACCGGCCGAACCTGACACCGCTCCTCGCCTGGCAGCTCGGGCAGGCCATTTTCGAAAACGAGACCCTTGCGGACGCCGCGGCGGAGATGAACCGCTATTCGACGGTCAAGCTTGAGATCGACGATCCGCAGGCGGCTCGTCTGAGGATTTCCGGCGTCTATCGCGTCGGCGACACCGCGGCTTTCGCGCGCTCCGTCGCGTCGCTGCTGCCGGTCGAGGTCGAGTTCGCGGACGATCGCGTGCACCTTGTTTCCGATCCGGCACACCTGCAAGGAACCTGACGAAAAGGAGTGAGGCGAGCGTCGCGTTCATACGTCCTTCATATGAGGCATTAGGGGGCGCCTTGCTCTGACGGCAAGGCCATAAGGGGGTAACGTATGCGTATGCGTTTGACGGCCGCGCTTCTTGCAAGCGCGGCAATGACGATTTTCGCCGGCACGGCACTGGCCCAAACCGCCGGCATCAGCACGCCGGAAGAACCGCTTGCTCAGTCCCTGCGCGAAATCGCGCACCAGACCGGCACCAACATCCTGTTCACGCCGGACGCGGTCGAGGGCATCAAGGCGCGCGCGCTCCAAGGCACGATGAGCGCCCAGGAGGCGGTGGAACAGCTTCTGGCCGGCTCGGGACTCGAGGCCGTGTCCGACGGCAATGGCGGCCTCATCGTGCGCAAGAAGGAAAGCGCAAGACCGCAGCAGCACGCGGAGTTCGTGCCGGAAACGGTGATCGTGACGGGCACGCGCATTCCCGGCGCGGACGTCGCGTCGCCGGTGATCGCCATCACGCAGGATCAGATCAAGCTCCAGGGCTACACCGATCTGGGGCAGGTCGTGCGCGGCCTGCCGCAGAACTTCAACGGCGGCCAAAATCCCGGCGTCCTGTCGGGCGCGCCGAGCGTCAACGACCAGAACATCACGTCTGCGTCGAGCGTGAACCTGCGCGGGCTGGGCGCCGATGCAACGCTTACCCTGCTGAACGGCCGCCGTCTGGCCTATGACGGCTTCACGCAGGCCATCGATATCGCCTCCATTCCGGTCGACGCGGTGAACCGGCTCGAAGTGCTGCTCGACGGCGCCTCGGCGATCTACGGTTCGGACGCGGTGGGCGGCGTCGCCAACGTCATCCTCAAGCGCGATTATGACGGCATCGAGATGACCGGCCGCTTCGGCGCCGCGACCCAGGGCGGCGACGTCCAGGCCGAATACGACGCTGTCGGCGGAACGACCTGGGAGGGCGGCGGCTTCCTGCTGACCTATGCCGGCGAATGGGACTCGGCCATCGACGCGCCGCAGCGCAGCGTGTCGGCCTTTCTCGGCCCGCAGAATTCCCAGCTCCCGTCCATCATGCACCAGAACGTTCTTTTCAGCGGCCATCAGGACATCGTCCCGGGCGTCGAAATCGACCTCGATGCGGTCTACAGCTTTCGCGACAGCCATCAATCGGTCAACGCCTTCGGCTTGCTGGGCCTGTCGCTGTCGCGCGGCGAGACTTGGGTCGTGTCGCCGACCCTGCGCGCCGATCTTCCGGCCGGCTGGACGCTGGCGGTGAACGGCTCCGTCGGCATCGACCACGCGCGATCGATCCAGTCGCAGACCTATTTGGGCATGGTCTTCCCGCCGACCTCGACCTGCTATTGCAACACCGCGGTGTCCGGAGAGGCCGATGCGGAAGGGCCGCTGTTCGCGCTGCCGGGCGGCGACGCCCACGCCTCGATCGGCGCCGGCTATCGCGACAACGACTTCAAATACGATTCCGGATCCGGCCTGGCGATCAAGGGTTCGCGCAATTCCTATTACGCCTTCGGCGAGGTCAATCTGCCCTTCCTGTCGCCCGAGAACGAGATCCCGTTCGTCCGTCGGCTGTCGCTGGATGCCGCGGTGCGTTACGAGAACTATTCCGACTTCGGCTCGGTCGCCACGCCGAAGATCGGCGTGATCTGGGGACCGCTTGCCGATCTCGACTTCAAGGGCACCTGGGGCCAGTCGTTCAAGGCGCCGACGCTGTTCCAGGAATTCTCGCCGAGCGTCGTCGACCTCGCGCCGGCGGTTCTCTTCGGCGGAACGGCACCGCCGACCGCCGTCGGCTTTCTCCTGCAAGGCGGCAATCGCAACCTCGATCCCGAACGCGCCAACACCTATACGATCGGATTCGACGCGCATCCCCGCTGGGTCCCCGGCCTCGACGTCCAGCTCGACTATTATGCCGTTCACTACAACAACCGCGTCATCAGCCCGGTCGATATCGTGAGCAGCGCCTTGAGCGATCCCGCCTACGCCGAGTTCGTCACGCACAATCCATCGGTTGCGCTGCTGCAGACATACTACAATCAGGCGGCGGCGGTGCTGAACCAGGTCGGCACGCCGTTCGATCCGACCACGGTCACCGATCTGATCGACGATCGCTACACCAACGCGGTGCGTCAGCGGATCAGCGGCATCGATCTCACCTTCACCTACGTCAAGGAGCTCGCCGTCGGTACGCTGTCCACCAACGGCAATTTCGCATGGCTGCAGGGAACCCAGCAGAACTCGCCGACCTCCGCGGTGATGAAGACGATCGGCACGATCTTCCGTCCGGCGAAATTCCGCTTCCGCGGCGGCGTGGACTGGACGACGGGCGGGCTGACCCTCGGGGCCTATGCCAACTACATCGGCGGGGTGCTCGACACCCAGGTCGCCCCGAACGAGCCCGGCGACGGCATGACGACGATCGACGCCATCGCCGACTACCGGATCGACGAATGGGGACCCATCAAGAATCTCGAGTTCAATCTTTCGGTCCTCAACCTGGCCGACGAGAAGCCGCCGCTCTTCAACAGCGTCAATGCCTTTGTCGTGAATTACGACTCCACGAATTATTCCGCCGTCGGCCGGTTCGTGGGGCTATCGATCACCAAGCGCTGGTGAGCGGCTGGCGGGCGGCGGCGGTTTCCCCCTTTGGGGTTGTCCGCCGCTCGCCGAAGCCGGCGCACCGGTAGGAGCGCAGTCATGGCAGGTCCCATCGGCGCGGTATCCGCGCGGCTGTTCCCGCGCGCCGCCAAAGCCGTTCTTTTGAGCGCCGCATTGTCGATCGCCGCCGCGACGCATGCCGTCGCCGGCGACGTCCCGCGTGCGGTCACCATCGACGATCTGCTGAACGCGGAAACCCTTGACCGCACGGAGTTCTCGTCCGACGGCCGCTGGCTCGTCTTCGTGCGCGAGGTGCCGGCTACGCAGCAGCCGAGCTGGGGCTATATGGATGCGAGCCGGGTGCGCGCGCGGATCTTCGTCGCGCACGCCGACGGCACGTCGCTGCACGAAATCGCCTCGCGTCCCGACGTCCGATACGCGTTGGCGCCGAACGAAATCTGGTCGCCGGACGGCAAGGGGCTTTTGCTGCTCGCGTCGCGGCGCGGCGGTTACGGCGTTGCTTATGGCGATCTCGCGACCGGCGCGGTGACCGAGTTTCCGGGCCAATCCTTCTACGGCATCGGTGCCTGGATGCCCGACGGGCGCGTCGTCTACGCTGCGATGGCGGATGGCGAACGGCCGCTCGACCTCGAAAGCTCGGTGCTGGACGGCCTGGACAAGCGCTGGCGCGGCGCCTGGAACGGACACCGGCCGCAGGTCACGGTCAGCGCGCCCAATCCCGTTTTCCCGACGCCGCCGCCGCCGGCCGGCGCGCTGATGCTGGCCGATCCGCATGGCGGTGCGGCGCAGACCGTCGCGCGGGGCAACTTCAGCGCAATCGCCGCATCGAGCGACGGCCGGCACATCGCTGCGATCGGCGCGGCCGAGGAGCTGCCCGATGCGATCGCCGGGCGCGGCCTTCGCAGCGAGCTTCGGATCTTCGCGATCGACGGCAAGGGCGCGCATCTGGTGCGCCGCTATCCGGGCATCGACCTTCCGCAAGCCGGCAGTCTCGCCTGGTCGCCCTCCGGCGGCAAGCTGATCTTCATCGGGCGGCCGCTGCGCGACGCGCAAAGCCGGCCGATCGATTACGGCCGGGACCTGCATGGCGGGCTTCGCCTGTATGAGACCGACGCCGCGGGCGCGCCGCCGCGCCCGCTGACGGATGCGGATCAATCGATGGCCGATTGGAACGCGAAGGGCGTTCTGCCGATCGGCTGGCTCGGCGAGCGTCCGATCGCGGCGGTGGCACATTCCGCCGCGGACGCGGCGCCGTCCTCTTCCCCTGTTCTGCAGAGTCATCTGGAGTACGGCCAGGCGCGCGGCACGCGGATCGACGTCTTTGCCTTTGACGGCCGTTCGCGCGAGAACCTCACATCCTTCGCCAAGAGTGCGGTCGACCAGTTCCTGGCGCCCAAACGCGGACAATTCGCCTTCGTCGT from Rhizomicrobium sp. carries:
- a CDS encoding sigma-70 family RNA polymerase sigma factor gives rise to the protein MADEEPDSGFWVRALKQVVRRTHGNPDAEDLLHAAYLRLEAYRAQQPVTQPIGFLVRTAVNLSIDEHRRASRNVEDGETHILTVVDDGPLADEVIAARERLRRVKQGLEKMPARRREIFLMHRIGGLTYRQIAVQVGLSQSMIEKEMAKAILFLTEWMDGWQ
- a CDS encoding FecR domain-containing protein, whose product is MSGSPPPLSPLVRAEAAAWIARLRADDRSSNDEQAFRAWLQDDPEHLRAFDAVTSVWDVVGGFRDAVPTQRRIADRAIPRRAVLASLGVLTLAGGTFATWRAAYAGIYETSVGGQEHIALEDGTQAFLDTDTRIRVLYADEERAVRLDRGRVNFRVASDPKRPFVVEAANRRIIATQTTLDVYRDGDRLSVVLLRGSASVVDVQTAAAMPKVLTAGERLLATPVSVHTDRPNLTPLLAWQLGQAIFENETLADAAAEMNRYSTVKLEIDDPQAARLRISGVYRVGDTAAFARSVASLLPVEVEFADDRVHLVSDPAHLQGT
- a CDS encoding TonB-dependent receptor, with amino-acid sequence MTIFAGTALAQTAGISTPEEPLAQSLREIAHQTGTNILFTPDAVEGIKARALQGTMSAQEAVEQLLAGSGLEAVSDGNGGLIVRKKESARPQQHAEFVPETVIVTGTRIPGADVASPVIAITQDQIKLQGYTDLGQVVRGLPQNFNGGQNPGVLSGAPSVNDQNITSASSVNLRGLGADATLTLLNGRRLAYDGFTQAIDIASIPVDAVNRLEVLLDGASAIYGSDAVGGVANVILKRDYDGIEMTGRFGAATQGGDVQAEYDAVGGTTWEGGGFLLTYAGEWDSAIDAPQRSVSAFLGPQNSQLPSIMHQNVLFSGHQDIVPGVEIDLDAVYSFRDSHQSVNAFGLLGLSLSRGETWVVSPTLRADLPAGWTLAVNGSVGIDHARSIQSQTYLGMVFPPTSTCYCNTAVSGEADAEGPLFALPGGDAHASIGAGYRDNDFKYDSGSGLAIKGSRNSYYAFGEVNLPFLSPENEIPFVRRLSLDAAVRYENYSDFGSVATPKIGVIWGPLADLDFKGTWGQSFKAPTLFQEFSPSVVDLAPAVLFGGTAPPTAVGFLLQGGNRNLDPERANTYTIGFDAHPRWVPGLDVQLDYYAVHYNNRVISPVDIVSSALSDPAYAEFVTHNPSVALLQTYYNQAAAVLNQVGTPFDPTTVTDLIDDRYTNAVRQRISGIDLTFTYVKELAVGTLSTNGNFAWLQGTQQNSPTSAVMKTIGTIFRPAKFRFRGGVDWTTGGLTLGAYANYIGGVLDTQVAPNEPGDGMTTIDAIADYRIDEWGPIKNLEFNLSVLNLADEKPPLFNSVNAFVVNYDSTNYSAVGRFVGLSITKRW
- a CDS encoding prolyl oligopeptidase family serine peptidase translates to MAGPIGAVSARLFPRAAKAVLLSAALSIAAATHAVAGDVPRAVTIDDLLNAETLDRTEFSSDGRWLVFVREVPATQQPSWGYMDASRVRARIFVAHADGTSLHEIASRPDVRYALAPNEIWSPDGKGLLLLASRRGGYGVAYGDLATGAVTEFPGQSFYGIGAWMPDGRVVYAAMADGERPLDLESSVLDGLDKRWRGAWNGHRPQVTVSAPNPVFPTPPPPAGALMLADPHGGAAQTVARGNFSAIAASSDGRHIAAIGAAEELPDAIAGRGLRSELRIFAIDGKGAHLVRRYPGIDLPQAGSLAWSPSGGKLIFIGRPLRDAQSRPIDYGRDLHGGLRLYETDAAGAPPRPLTDADQSMADWNAKGVLPIGWLGERPIAAVAHSAADAAPSSSPVLQSHLEYGQARGTRIDVFAFDGRSRENLTSFAKSAVDQFLAPKRGQFAFVVADGALWRVQPGQGPQRISPGGAPPILGFGTESRYLDATGGAYYRGTDAERISLTTLSGSNVARLVLDLKSGTLSALSPPGTIVATAPDQLTTISRRVDGWSSTVHLNGSHDRILADLNADLRDRAVAPAEKFTFAYKGATLTGWLVTPPGTPLPHKLPAIVSIYGGSMYGDTVPIYARTDMPVPQLGAQLFAAQGYAVIYPSTPLGAGADTDMMATLAGEAVAAVDALAAKEIVDPARVGITGQSFGGFSTAAVLAERSDRFRAGVALAGIYDWVHGYGLRDMAAMLDGGSDMLAPEILMIESSQARLARPFWDSPDAYIRNSPIFRADKIDAPLLLLHGDLDMAVTGLSGAERLYNAMLRAGKTAALVRYWGEGHVAVDDWAIRDQWQRMNAWFDFYLKGAKPAAAHD